Proteins encoded together in one Kingella oralis window:
- a CDS encoding metallophosphoesterase, translated as MKLHILSDTHGQTVTPHPDADLIVHAGDFGNGRRGAEAFQAACAAAGKPCVFVLGNHDFYGEHLDELPRELIAAGAPLLTANRPLEFGGYTFVGGTLWSNFRQHCDGKKQFRENVALARNNIADFFYIAAGTPPHERRAEPEDYIERFNAQLDFIEQFRHRARTIVLTHFPPHPVCIAPPYADSPLNPYFINQIDVAGFEHWIAGHTHHAVDTIQDDCRIIINPLGYPNEYGQNGYRDGFLLELPD; from the coding sequence ATGAAACTCCACATCCTCTCCGACACCCACGGCCAAACCGTCACCCCGCATCCCGATGCCGATTTAATCGTCCACGCCGGCGACTTCGGCAACGGGCGGCGCGGCGCGGAAGCGTTTCAGGCTGCCTGCGCCGCCGCGGGCAAGCCCTGCGTGTTCGTGCTGGGCAACCACGATTTTTACGGCGAACACCTCGACGAGCTACCGCGCGAACTCATCGCCGCCGGCGCGCCGCTGCTCACCGCAAACCGCCCCTTGGAATTTGGCGGCTACACCTTCGTTGGCGGCACGCTGTGGAGCAATTTCAGGCAGCATTGCGATGGCAAAAAACAGTTTCGCGAAAACGTCGCCCTTGCCCGCAACAACATCGCCGACTTTTTCTATATCGCCGCAGGCACTCCGCCGCACGAGCGCCGTGCCGAACCCGAAGACTACATCGAACGCTTCAACGCCCAACTGGATTTCATTGAACAATTCCGCCACCGCGCGCGCACCATCGTGCTCACCCATTTTCCGCCGCACCCTGTTTGCATCGCGCCACCCTATGCCGACTCGCCGCTCAACCCCTATTTCATCAACCAGATTGACGTAGCGGGCTTTGAGCACTGGATTGCCGGCCACACCCACCACGCCGTCGATACCATACAAGACGACTGCCGCATCATCATCAACCCGCTGGGTTATCCCAACGAATACGGACAAAACGGCTACCGCGACGGCTTTTTGCTGGAACTGCCCGATTAA
- a CDS encoding alkene reductase has protein sequence MKLLQPYTLGSLKLKNRMVMAAMTRSRADSDGIVGAITAEYYTQRASAGLILSEAVNISVDALGSPLTPGLFTAAQIAAWKQVTAAVHAKGGLIFAQLWHTGRVAHSVDRGGVLPAAPSAVKIEGMQHFTSQGVKDFETPRELTAAEIRQIIADYAQAAKNAIAAGFDGVELHVANGYLPQQFLSDSANLCQDQYGGSIAAKARFTLEAMRAIIDAVGGGRVGIKISPLHSYAGIAFNNPVATYQYLINELNKLDFAFVEIMQRAPMFPLLPHYPQDNEIELFGRMVQGKTVVAGTGYTAATGEAELEKGTAELIAYGAAFLANPDLPLRFELGADLNAPDHATMFGGGEAGYIDYPALG, from the coding sequence ACCCTAGGCAGCCTGAAACTGAAAAACCGCATGGTGATGGCGGCGATGACGCGCAGCAGGGCCGATTCAGACGGCATCGTCGGCGCGATAACCGCCGAGTATTACACCCAACGCGCCTCCGCCGGGCTGATTTTGTCCGAAGCCGTCAATATTTCCGTCGATGCGCTCGGCAGCCCGCTCACGCCCGGTTTGTTCACCGCCGCGCAGATTGCCGCGTGGAAACAAGTAACCGCCGCTGTGCACGCAAAAGGCGGGCTGATTTTCGCCCAACTCTGGCACACGGGGCGCGTGGCGCACTCGGTTGACCGTGGCGGCGTTCTGCCCGCCGCCCCCAGCGCGGTGAAAATTGAAGGCATGCAGCACTTCACTTCACAAGGCGTGAAAGATTTTGAGACACCGCGCGAACTCACCGCCGCCGAAATCCGCCAAATCATCGCCGACTACGCCCAAGCCGCCAAAAACGCCATCGCCGCAGGCTTCGACGGCGTAGAGCTGCACGTCGCCAACGGCTATCTGCCGCAGCAGTTTTTGTCCGACTCCGCCAACCTGTGCCAAGACCAATACGGCGGCAGCATCGCAGCCAAAGCCCGCTTCACGCTGGAAGCCATGCGTGCGATTATCGACGCAGTGGGCGGCGGGCGCGTCGGCATCAAAATCAGCCCGCTGCACTCCTACGCCGGCATCGCGTTCAACAATCCCGTCGCCACTTATCAATATTTAATCAACGAGTTGAACAAACTGGATTTCGCCTTTGTGGAAATCATGCAGCGCGCACCGATGTTCCCATTATTGCCGCACTACCCGCAGGACAACGAAATCGAGCTGTTCGGGCGCATGGTGCAAGGCAAAACCGTGGTTGCCGGCACGGGCTACACCGCCGCAACGGGCGAAGCCGAGCTGGAAAAAGGCACCGCCGAACTCATCGCCTACGGCGCAGCGTTTTTAGCCAACCCCGACCTGCCGCTCCGTTTTGAACTGGGCGCAGATTTGAACGCGCCCGACCACGCAACCATGTTTGGCGGCGGCGAAGCGGGATATATTGATTATCCTGCGCTGGGTTGA
- a CDS encoding sulfurtransferase TusA family protein, which yields MQTLDLTGLKCPLPILRAKKALATLDSGATLTILATDPGAPADFAAFCHHTGHELLQSSEANGVFTLVLKRK from the coding sequence ATGCAAACCCTAGATTTAACAGGCTTAAAATGCCCGCTCCCCATCCTCCGCGCCAAAAAAGCCCTCGCCACCTTAGACAGCGGCGCTACCCTCACCATCCTCGCCACCGACCCCGGCGCACCCGCCGACTTTGCCGCATTCTGCCACCACACGGGGCACGAATTGCTGCAAAGCAGCGAAGCAAACGGCGTGTTTACGCTGGTGTTGAAAAGAAAATAA
- the mfd gene encoding transcription-repair coupling factor, whose translation MTLPLPTPSAPRVRWLNLTAGSLPYFLTQNLPPETLKIVFTPDAETALRLQTAWQFFRPEDNALFLPDWETLPYERFSPHQDLVSERLSVLWQLKNGLADALFVPVATAMQRLAPAPFLLGRTFWLKTGQRLDIAALRQNLVEAGYSAVSNVVAGGEFAVRGGIVDLFPTGSDTPYRIDLFDDEIDSIKTFDPDSQRTIAPVSEIRLLPAHEFPTDDAAQKIFRSRFREEVNGNPNDAAVYKAVSNGQFGAGVEYYLPLFFEDGCATLFDYLGADALAVCVGDVHAEARRFEAEVKSRFQMAQGDETYPPLPPQHLYLAADQFSGCLKAYPQIHPELGGAAFALPNVAVNRQAEQPLQALQDFQTAFDGRILLTAESAGRRETMLGFFAQHGLKPKSVDGWQAFLQSKERLCITVTPLAYGFRLGQPVNNVGQIIESDIPAAADLSGSLKIAVITESDLYQYVAKSRSSTRRKKHAAVSDGLLRDLAEISIGDPVVHEEHGIGRYIGLVSMDLGGEAQEMMLLEYAGEAQLYVPVSQLHLISRYSGAAHENVQLHKLGSAAWSKAKRKAAEKARDTAAELLNLYARRAAQEGYKFQFDEEGYRAFADGFGYEETEDQAAAIAAVIADLTQARPMDRLVCGDVGFGKTEVALRAAFVAVMGGKQVAVLAPTTLLVEQHAQNFADRFADFPVKVAQLSRFNSSKETRAALAGMADGTVDIVIGTHKLVQDDISFKNLGLVIIDEEHRFGVRQKEQLKKLRANVDILTLTATPIPRTLSMALEGLRDFSLITTAPSRRLAVKTFVKPFSEGSVREAVLRELKRGGQVFFLHNEVDTIENMRERLETLLPEARIGVAHGQLRERELEQVMRDFLQQRFNVLLCSTIIETGIDIPNANTIIINRADKFGIAQLHQLRGRVGRSHHQAYAYLLTPEYISKDAEKRLDAIAAADELGAGFSLAMQDLEIRGAGEILGEGQSGEMVQVGFTLYTEMLKQAVRDLKKGRQPDLDAPLGVTTEIKLHSPALLPEGYCPDIHERLVLYKRLATCETEAQINAVHEELVDRFGLPEQPVTTLLESHRLRLAAKALGITAIDASSDALTLTFGKHTTVEPTDIILLMQSNKNYRMAGADKLRVSVVMEDVEARVRTVRAVLKQLSGKAA comes from the coding sequence ATGACCCTCCCCCTCCCCACCCCATCCGCCCCGCGCGTGCGCTGGCTCAATCTTACCGCCGGCAGCCTGCCATATTTCTTAACCCAAAACCTGCCGCCTGAAACGCTGAAAATCGTGTTCACGCCCGACGCGGAAACCGCGTTGCGGCTGCAAACGGCGTGGCAGTTTTTCCGCCCAGAGGACAACGCGCTGTTTCTGCCCGACTGGGAAACGCTGCCCTACGAGCGTTTTTCGCCGCATCAGGATTTGGTGTCCGAGCGGCTGTCGGTGTTGTGGCAGCTGAAAAACGGGCTGGCGGACGCGCTGTTTGTGCCCGTTGCCACGGCGATGCAGCGTCTTGCGCCCGCGCCGTTTCTGTTGGGGCGCACGTTTTGGCTGAAAACGGGGCAGCGGCTGGATATTGCGGCGCTGCGGCAGAATCTGGTGGAAGCGGGTTACAGCGCGGTGTCCAACGTGGTGGCGGGCGGCGAATTTGCCGTGCGCGGCGGGATTGTGGATTTGTTCCCCACGGGCAGCGACACGCCGTACCGCATTGATTTGTTTGACGATGAAATCGACAGCATTAAGACGTTTGACCCCGACAGCCAGCGCACCATCGCGCCTGTATCGGAAATCCGCCTACTGCCGGCGCACGAGTTCCCCACCGACGACGCGGCGCAAAAAATCTTCCGCAGCCGTTTCCGCGAGGAAGTGAACGGCAATCCGAACGATGCGGCGGTGTATAAGGCGGTGAGCAACGGTCAGTTTGGCGCGGGGGTGGAATATTATCTGCCGCTGTTTTTTGAAGACGGCTGCGCGACGCTGTTTGACTATCTGGGCGCGGACGCGCTGGCGGTGTGCGTGGGCGATGTGCACGCCGAGGCACGGCGGTTTGAGGCGGAAGTGAAATCGCGTTTTCAAATGGCGCAGGGCGACGAAACCTATCCGCCGCTGCCGCCGCAGCATCTGTATTTGGCGGCAGACCAGTTTTCAGGCTGCCTGAAAGCCTATCCGCAGATTCATCCCGAGCTGGGCGGCGCGGCGTTTGCCTTGCCGAATGTGGCAGTGAACCGCCAAGCCGAGCAGCCTTTGCAGGCGCTGCAGGATTTTCAGACGGCCTTTGACGGGCGGATTCTGCTCACCGCCGAAAGTGCGGGCAGGCGCGAAACGATGCTGGGCTTTTTCGCGCAACACGGTTTGAAACCGAAAAGCGTGGACGGCTGGCAGGCGTTTTTGCAGAGTAAAGAGCGGCTGTGCATTACGGTAACGCCGCTGGCGTATGGGTTTAGGCTGGGGCAGCCTGTAAACAACGTAGGTCAGATTATTGAATCCGACATTCCCGCAGCGGCAGACCTTTCAGGCAGCCTGAAAATCGCCGTCATCACCGAATCCGACCTCTACCAATACGTCGCCAAAAGCCGCAGCAGCACGCGCCGCAAAAAACACGCTGCCGTGTCCGACGGTTTGCTCCGCGACCTTGCCGAAATCAGCATCGGCGACCCCGTCGTCCACGAAGAACACGGCATCGGGCGCTATATAGGCTTGGTGTCTATGGACTTGGGCGGCGAAGCGCAGGAGATGATGTTGCTGGAATACGCCGGCGAAGCGCAGCTGTATGTGCCTGTTTCGCAACTGCATTTAATCAGCCGCTACTCGGGCGCGGCGCATGAAAACGTGCAGTTGCACAAACTCGGCAGCGCAGCATGGAGCAAAGCCAAGCGTAAGGCCGCCGAAAAAGCACGCGACACTGCCGCCGAGCTGCTCAATCTCTACGCCCGCCGCGCCGCGCAGGAAGGCTACAAATTCCAGTTTGACGAAGAAGGCTACCGCGCCTTTGCCGACGGCTTCGGCTACGAAGAAACCGAAGACCAGGCCGCCGCCATTGCCGCCGTGATTGCCGATTTAACCCAAGCCCGCCCGATGGACAGGCTGGTGTGCGGCGATGTGGGGTTCGGCAAAACCGAAGTCGCTCTGCGCGCCGCATTCGTTGCCGTGATGGGCGGCAAACAAGTCGCCGTGCTCGCGCCCACCACGCTTTTGGTGGAGCAGCACGCGCAGAATTTTGCCGACCGTTTCGCCGATTTTCCCGTCAAAGTCGCCCAGCTATCGCGCTTCAACAGCAGCAAAGAAACCCGCGCCGCGCTCGCGGGCATGGCAGACGGCACCGTGGACATCGTCATCGGCACGCACAAGCTGGTGCAGGACGACATTTCTTTTAAAAACTTGGGCTTGGTCATCATCGACGAAGAACACCGCTTCGGTGTGCGCCAAAAAGAGCAGCTGAAAAAACTGCGCGCCAACGTGGACATCCTCACGCTCACCGCCACCCCCATTCCGCGCACATTAAGCATGGCATTGGAAGGCTTGCGCGACTTCTCGCTGATTACCACCGCCCCCAGCCGCCGCCTTGCCGTGAAAACCTTCGTCAAACCGTTTAGCGAAGGCAGCGTGCGCGAAGCCGTGTTGCGCGAACTCAAACGCGGTGGGCAAGTATTTTTCCTGCACAATGAAGTAGATACGATTGAAAACATGCGCGAGCGGTTGGAAACCCTGTTGCCCGAAGCACGCATCGGCGTGGCGCACGGGCAACTGCGCGAGCGCGAGCTGGAACAAGTGATGCGCGACTTTTTGCAACAGCGGTTCAACGTCTTACTCTGTTCCACCATCATTGAAACGGGCATAGACATTCCCAACGCCAACACCATCATCATCAATCGCGCCGACAAATTCGGCATCGCCCAGCTCCACCAGCTGCGCGGGCGCGTCGGGCGCAGCCACCACCAAGCCTACGCCTATCTGCTCACGCCCGAATACATCAGCAAAGACGCAGAAAAACGACTGGACGCCATCGCCGCCGCCGACGAACTGGGCGCAGGATTTTCCCTTGCCATGCAAGACCTTGAAATCCGAGGCGCGGGCGAAATCCTCGGCGAAGGGCAGTCGGGCGAAATGGTGCAGGTCGGCTTCACGCTCTACACCGAAATGCTCAAACAAGCCGTGCGCGACCTCAAAAAAGGCCGCCAGCCCGATTTGGACGCGCCATTGGGCGTTACCACCGAAATCAAACTCCACAGCCCCGCCCTGCTGCCCGAAGGCTACTGCCCCGACATCCACGAACGATTGGTGCTCTACAAACGCCTCGCCACCTGCGAAACCGAAGCCCAAATCAACGCCGTGCACGAAGAACTCGTTGACCGCTTCGGACTGCCCGAACAGCCCGTAACCACCCTGCTGGAAAGCCACCGCCTGCGCCTGGCCGCCAAAGCCTTGGGCATCACCGCCATCGACGCGTCATCCGATGCACTCACGCTCACCTTCGGCAAACACACCACAGTCGAGCCCACCGATATTATTTTGCTGATGCAGTCCAACAAGAATTACCGCATGGCGGGGGCGGACAAATTGCGGGTGAGCGTGGTGATGGAAGATGTGGAAGCGCGGGTGAGAACCGTAAGGGCGGTGTTGAAACAGTTGAGTGGGAAGGCAGCCTGA